Part of the Niallia alba genome is shown below.
AATCGTCTTAATCATTTTATCATCAGCGGCTCTCTCCTTATTTATTGCTAATATAATGGGGATTCCCCTATCAACAAGTGAAATTACAGTTGGTAGTGTAGTAGGAGTAGGTGTGGCCTTCAAAAGTTTGTATATTGCTAATATTTTATGGATTGTTTTCTTTTGGATTTTAGTTCCTATTGTTTCTTTTTTTATCGCCTTAGGTGCTGGGAAATATATAAGGAAGTTAGAGGATCAAAATGAATGGATCCGCAATCCAAACAATGAAAAATATTTATCGATTTTTGTCATTATCATTGGGTGCTTTGAAGCATTCTCAGCAGGAATGAACAATGTTGCAAACTCTATTGGCCCATTAGTTGGTGCCAATCTCATATCGATGAATACAGGAGTAGTTATTGGAGGATTCTTTATTGCAATTGGCGCCTTTTTCTTAGGTGGTAGAGTATTACAGACAAATGGAAAGAAAATTGTTCAATTTAGCAAGCTTGAAGGAGGATTAATCTCAGGAACCGGTGCAACATTAGTAATGATTGCGTCTATCTTTGGAATACCAGTTCCGTTAACACAAGTAACTAGCTCTGCAATTATAGGAATAGGTGTTTCTAAGAATGGATATGAGATACTGAAAAAGAAATTGGTGTTAAGAATATTTAAGGTATGGCTTGTTTCTCCAAT
Proteins encoded:
- a CDS encoding inorganic phosphate transporter — its product is MIVILAGIMSLFFAMNIGASGAAASLGVAYGSGAIPKKRVALLICGVAIFLGAVIGGSEVVKTVGEGLIPSDILDAKIVLIILSSAALSLFIANIMGIPLSTSEITVGSVVGVGVAFKSLYIANILWIVFFWILVPIVSFFIALGAGKYIRKLEDQNEWIRNPNNEKYLSIFVIIIGCFEAFSAGMNNVANSIGPLVGANLISMNTGVVIGGFFIAIGAFFLGGRVLQTNGKKIVQFSKLEGGLISGTGATLVMIASIFGIPVPLTQVTSSAIIGIGVSKNGYEILKKKLVLRIFKVWLVSPILSLVISYSLVQLFIKADIYSVLIILSVCIATLGIISLMKTIREDNSTIYEDGGGI